The proteins below come from a single Ailuropoda melanoleuca isolate Jingjing chromosome 1, ASM200744v2, whole genome shotgun sequence genomic window:
- the ARF5 gene encoding ADP-ribosylation factor 5 translates to MGLTVSALFSRIFGKKQMRILMVGLDAAGKTTILYKLKLGEIVTTIPTIGFNVETVEYKNICFTVWDVGGQDKIRPLWRHYFQNTQGLIFVVDSNDRERVQESADELQKMLQEDELRDAVLLVFANKQDMPNAMPVSELTDKLGLQHLRSRTWYVQATCATQGTGLYDGLDWLSHELSKR, encoded by the exons ATGGGCCTCACCGTGTCCGCGCTCTTTTCGCGGATCTTCGGGAAGAAGCAGATGCGGATTCTCATGG TTGGCTTGGATGCAGCGGGCAAGACCACAATCCTGTACAAACTGAAGTTGGGGGAGATTgtcaccaccatccccaccataG GCTTCAATGTGGAAACAGTGGAATACAAGAACATTTGTTTCACAGTCTGGGACGTGGGAGGCCAGGACAAGATTCGACCTCTGTGGCGGCACTACTTCCAGAACACTCAG GGCCTCATCTTCGTAGTGGACAGTAATGACCGAGAGCGGGTCCAGGAATCTGCTGATGAACTCCAGAAGATG CTGCAGGAGGACGAGCTGCGGGATGCGGTGCTGCTGGTGTTTGCCAACAAGCAGGACATGCCCAACGCCATGCCCGTGAGCGAGCTGACTGACAAGCTGGGGCTGCAGCACTTGCGCAGCCGCACG TGGTACGTCCAGGCCACCTGTGCCACCCAAGGCACCGGCCTGTATGATGGGCTCGACTGGCTGTCCCATGAGCTGTCAAAGCGCTAA
- the FSCN3 gene encoding fascin-3 gives MEEVEWTRRPKPEELRVGLISWAGSYLTFEAYKNTVTATAKGLGRRQTWEILVSNEHDAQAVVRLRGLQGLYLLCEADGSLCYGRPRTSHHGCFLLRFHRNGKWTLQCIISGRYLESDGEDVFCNSRVLSAYHMWTPRPALHVHVILYSPVNHCYARADPTVGRVWVDAPVPCLEECGFLLHFQDGCYHLETSAHFFLSHVDRLVPQPSTQTAFHMQVRPGGLVALSDGEGGMLYPQGARLLLGLGSNPHRGEEWFVLQRCPTWISLRSKTRKFLSIVYDVEVCAASEHITPMSLFQFECDDESSALQLRAANGCYLAQRRHRTVVANGHPMEADTFFHVHWNCGKIILQSPNGRFLGIVDNGLLMANATIPGPNEEFGIRLANRPFLVLRGRYGYVGTSSEHDLMKCNMDQPDCIHLLPCRQGIYHFQAQGGSFWSITSFGTFRPWGKFALNFCIELHGSNLLTVLAPNGFYMRSDRSGTLLADSEEITKDCIWEF, from the exons ATGGAGGAGGTGGAGTGGACGCGGAGACCCAAGCCCGAGGAGCTGAGGGTTGGGCTTATCAGCTGGGCGGGATCCTACCTCACGTTTGAGGCGTATAAGAACACGGTCACTGCTACTGCAAAGGGTTTGGGCCGGAGACAG ACCTGGGAGATCTTGGTGAGCAACGAGCACGACGCACAGGCCGTGGTACGACTAAGGGGCTTGCAGGGCCTCTACCTCCTGTGCGAGGCAGATGGCAGTCTGTGCTACGGCCGGCCAAGGACCAGCCACCACGGCTGCTTCCTCCTGCGTTTCCACCGCAACGGCAAGTGGACCCTCCAGTGCATCATTAGTGGTCGTTATCTGGAGTCTGACGGTGAAGATGTGTTCTGCAACTCCAGGGTCCTCTCGGCTTACCACATGTGGACCCCCCGTCCAGCCCTGCATGTCCACGTGATCCTCTATAGCCCTGTCAACCACTGCTACGCTCGGGCTGACCCCACCGTGGGCCGCGTCTGGGTGGATGCACCAGTTCCCTGCCTGGAGGAATGTGGCTTCCTGTTGcatttccaagatggctgctACCATCTGGAGACCTCAGCACACTTCTTCCTGTCCCACGTAGACCGGCTGGTCCCCCAACCCTCCACGCAGACAGCTTTTCACATGCAGGTGCGGCCTGGAGGGCTCGTGGCACTGAGCGATGGAGAAGGAGGCATGCTGTATCCACAGGGAGCACGCCTGCTCCTGGGCCTGGGCTCCAATCCCCACAGGGGTGAGGAGTGGTTCGTCCTACAGCGCTGTCCCACCTGGATCAGCCTCAGGTCAAAGACTCGGAAGTTCCTCTCCATCGTCTATG ATGTTGAGGTTTGTGCTGCCTCTGAGCACATAACTCCAATGTCCTTGTTCCAGTTTGAGTGTGATGATGAAAGCTCCGCCTTGCAGCTTCGTGCAGCCAATGGCTGCTACCTAGCCCAG AGGCGCCACAGGACAGTGGTGGCTAACGGGCACCCGATGGAGGCGGACACCTTCTTCCACGTGCACTGGAACTGCGGCAAGATCATCCTGCAGTCTCCCAACGGACGCTTCTTGGGCATCGTAGACAACGGCCTGCTGATGGCCAATGCCACCATTCCAG gCCCCAATGAGGAATTTGGGATTCGATTAGCTAACCGGCCCTTCCTCGTATTGCGAGGTCGTTACGGGTACGTGGGCACCTCGTCGGAACACGACCTCATGAAGTGCAACATGGATCAGCCCGACTGCATTCACTTGCTGCCTTGCCGCCAGGGCATCTACCACTTCCAGG cacAGGGTGGATCCTTCTGGTCAATAACATCATTCGGCACCTTTCGCCCTTGGGGGAAGTTTGCGCTCAACTTCTGCATAGAGCTGCACGGGAGCAACTTGCTCACAGTGCTGGCGCCCAACGGCTTCTACATGCGGTCCGACCGAAGCGGTACCCTGCTGGCAGACAGCGAAGAGATTACCAAAGATTGTATTTGGGAGTTTTAG